Sequence from the Deltaproteobacteria bacterium genome:
AAATTGGACTCCTCATCGTGTTCCTCAGCAGAATGGTCTTGAAGCCGGTACCATCCCGCCCCGCCTCCGTTTTCCTGAGCTTGGGGGCCATATTAGATGCCCCTGCCAGATATCTTTGTCAAAGCGTGTCCCCTGAGGGCTCGGCCACTTTTCCGCTTTGATTGCTGTCCGTCACCTGTTGCTCAGAGGTCTCGGGTTCATTCGGGCTTTTCTTGTCTTCGCTGCTCTTCTTTGCCTCGCCTGCCTTCCTCAAGATCACGAACTCGCCCTGGGATCCGGTAAACAACCCCTTCTCCGGCCCCTCCTCCCGGTGGTTGCGAGACTGGTAAGGCTCAACCCCGGCACAGCCTGCCATGACAACTGCAAGCAGCAGCAGGACTGCCAGCCAGCAAACTTTGCGGCCATATCCTTTACATATACGCATCAGAACTTGACCCTTGCCCCGATGGTGCCCACTTTCATACTCTGGACACTGGGGGCGGCATCTCGCGAAAGCGAGTACAGCCGGTACTGCAGGAAAACCTCGGTACCGTAGTTCTCAAATTGCTGCACCACTGCTCCGCCGATGGAATAGCCGTCATCCCTGCCAGTAGGCAGATTCACCGAACGGGTGTAGTCGAGACCAAAAGCGGTCTGACCTACGGGAAAAAACTGCGTCAGCCAGCCGCCCTTGACGTAAAAGTTCGAGGCATCACCCTGGTGGTCCCGCCCCCGCTGACCAGCAGACAGGGTCAGGTTCAGCCCGCTGGCCTCGTGCAGAACTGAAAACGAACCGTCCACAATGAGGTCGGTGTTGCTCTTGTTGGGATCGGATATTGCTGCCGCAGCCACCGCTTTGAAGCCCAGGGCCTGACCTCCCCACCACAGCGAAGCATCCCAGCGCTGGTTGCTGACCAGCCCTCCCTGCAGATGGAAACCCCACAAAGTGGGCGTGTCATAACGCACCCGGTTCTGACGGCTCAGCCCGTCCAGATCCTTGAACGCATCGGAAACCGAAATGCTGGTCAACTTATCCCCACGGTTTTGCCGAAACAACATGCCCCCGGCAATGTCGGCAATGCCAGCGTATTGAACCACGTCGGTTCTGGACAGATCTAGCTCAGCTGCGTTGTTGGAGGCCGTATCGCCCCTGCCAAAGTAAAGCTTGCCGAAACGTTTGCTGGCCAGGGAAAGATCCGCCCAGCGCACATTGAAAAAATCACCGGAATTTTCACTGTTCTGACTGACCTCGCCCGATTCATTGGAGTTCATTGCCATCTCCAACCGTGAACCGAGCAACAAGTCGTCGCTAGCCTTTGCCGTGCCTACAAAACGCACCCGCGTGTTGCTGGAGTCATTGTCCACGAAATA
This genomic interval carries:
- a CDS encoding porin; the protein is MAKKLKAFAIIFVGLMLGVQGSFVGMVAAGEATVDSKTIERLERLIREQQKQLESLQQQLDQLKQTAAEAQDQASEAKSAAEQAAVAARHAVVAVQPVDRAVTSGQARVKLAISGQINRAVNVIDDGKNTTGYFVDNDSSNTRVRFVGTAKASDDLLLGSRLEMAMNSNESGEVSQNSENSGDFFNVRWADLSLASKRFGKLYFGRGDTASNNAAELDLSRTDVVQYAGIADIAGGMLFRQNRGDKLTSISVSDAFKDLDGLSRQNRVRYDTPTLWGFHLQGGLVSNQRWDASLWWGGQALGFKAVAAAAISDPNKSNTDLIVDGSFSVLHEASGLNLTLSAGQRGRDHQGDASNFYVKGGWLTQFFPVGQTAFGLDYTRSVNLPTGRDDGYSIGGAVVQQFENYGTEVFLQYRLYSLSRDAAPSVQSMKVGTIGARVKF